The genomic window TCGCCGAGACTGGCGCTGGACAACATGGAGTCGCTACAGCTACGGTATGTGCATTAATGGGACTAGACTGCATCGTATACATGGGTGAAATCGATATTGCCAGACAAGCACCAAACGTTGCTCGTATGAAAATGTTGGGAGCAGAAGTGAGACCTGCATTATCAGGTAGCAGAACCTTAAAAGATGCCACCAACGAAGCGATTAGAGATTGGATTAACAATCCAGTCGATACACATTACATTATTGGCTCAGCTATTGGACCTCATCCATATCCTGATATGGTAACACGATTTCAATCTGTAATTTCAGAAGAAATAAAATGGCAGCTGAAAGAAAAAGAAGGTAAAGAAAACCCAGATTATGTGGTTGCTTGTATTGGTGGTGGTAGCAATGCAGCTGGAACATATTATCACTTTTTAGATGATGAAAACGTTGGTATTATTGCTGTAGAAGCTGCAGGTAAAGGCATTCATTCTGGAGAAAGCGCAGCAACTTCTGCATTAGGAAAAGAAGGTATTATTCATGGTTGTAAAACCTTGTTAATGCAAACTGACGATGGTCAAATCACAGAACCATACTCTATTTCTGCAGGTTTAGATTATCCTGGTGTTGGTCCATTACATTCGCATTTATACAAATCTGGTCGTGGTGAATTTTACTCTGCAACAGATGATGAAG from Winogradskyella sp. MH6 includes these protein-coding regions:
- the trpB gene encoding tryptophan synthase subunit beta, with protein sequence MKNTYNINDKGYYGEFGGAYIPEMLYPNVEELRQNYLKVMAESSFQEEFNQLLKDYVGRPSPLYFAKRLSEKYNTKVYLKREDLNHTGAHKVNNTIGQILMAKRLGKTRIIAETGAGQHGVATATVCALMGLDCIVYMGEIDIARQAPNVARMKMLGAEVRPALSGSRTLKDATNEAIRDWINNPVDTHYIIGSAIGPHPYPDMVTRFQSVISEEIKWQLKEKEGKENPDYVVACIGGGSNAAGTYYHFLDDENVGIIAVEAAGKGIHSGESAATSALGKEGIIHGCKTLLMQTDDGQITEPYSISAGLDYPGVGPLHSHLYKSGRGEFYSATDDEAMKAGLELTKLEGIIPAIESSHALAVFKHKTFQPDDIVVISLSGRGDKDLQNYIDYFKL